One genomic segment of Gottschalkia acidurici 9a includes these proteins:
- a CDS encoding MFS transporter, with translation MDNEESLKLSNSLILLMVITCGVSVANIYYNQPILGDLARYFNVSTKSIGLVSTFTQIGYGLGMLFIVPLGDIKERKSLIINMLFISTISLVLFGISMNFYWLLVSSFLVGFSSIITQLIVPFAASLANPNESGAVIGKVLSGALVGILLARTISGFVGSRFGFRIIFFSAALLMLLLSFTLKKLLPSSLPTSSDKYINIMGSLFSIFKNNSIVRSSSIIGAMMFASFSVFWTTLIFHLESPSYNLGAKEAGLFSLVGITGVLFTPLTGKLSDKKSPRFTVGLSIFVVILSYFVLLLFGENIFGLILGVILLDLGISSGQVSNQAMIHSLNSEAKNRFNTIFMFLYFSGGSIGSFLGTFSWNKFGWAGVCIAGLLLLFVALITYCTMRRKNN, from the coding sequence TTGGACAATGAAGAAAGTTTAAAACTCAGTAACAGTTTAATTCTTTTAATGGTAATAACTTGCGGTGTATCCGTAGCAAACATTTACTATAATCAACCTATACTTGGTGACCTAGCAAGATATTTTAATGTTTCAACTAAAAGTATAGGATTGGTTTCTACTTTCACACAAATAGGTTATGGACTAGGAATGTTATTTATTGTTCCATTGGGAGATATTAAAGAACGTAAGTCTTTAATTATTAATATGTTATTTATTTCAACCATTTCTTTAGTTTTATTTGGTATTTCTATGAATTTTTATTGGTTACTAGTCTCAAGCTTTTTAGTTGGTTTTTCATCAATTATAACACAACTTATCGTTCCTTTTGCTGCTAGTTTAGCTAATCCTAATGAAAGTGGTGCTGTAATTGGTAAGGTTTTAAGCGGAGCTTTAGTAGGTATTCTTTTGGCTAGAACCATAAGTGGATTTGTTGGATCTCGCTTTGGATTTAGGATTATATTTTTTTCAGCCGCACTTCTTATGTTGCTTTTATCTTTTACTCTGAAAAAATTATTACCTTCAAGTTTACCTACTTCTAGTGATAAATATATTAATATAATGGGATCTCTTTTTAGTATATTTAAAAATAATTCTATTGTAAGATCGTCTTCCATAATAGGAGCTATGATGTTTGCATCCTTTAGTGTATTCTGGACTACTTTGATTTTTCATTTGGAATCTCCTTCTTATAATCTTGGTGCAAAAGAAGCTGGGTTGTTTAGCTTGGTAGGAATTACAGGCGTGCTTTTTACTCCGTTAACAGGTAAATTAAGTGATAAAAAGTCTCCTAGATTTACAGTAGGACTTTCTATATTTGTTGTTATTCTATCTTATTTTGTTCTACTTCTCTTTGGAGAAAATATTTTCGGATTAATTTTAGGTGTAATTTTACTAGATTTAGGAATTTCTTCTGGACAAGTATCAAATCAAGCTATGATACATAGTTTGAATTCAGAAGCTAAAAATAGATTTAACACTATTTTTATGTTTCTATATTTTTCAGGTGGATCTATCGGTTCCTTTTTAGGAACGTTTAGCTGGAATAAGTTTGGATGGGCTGGAGTATGTATAGCAGGTCTTTTATTATTATTTGTTGCTTTAATAACATACTGTACTATGAGAAGAAAAAACAACTGA
- a CDS encoding GntR family transcriptional regulator: MKILISNKSDLPIYEQIKVQIKEQIMSGKIAENEFLPSIRQLAKDLGISVITTTRAYSDLEEEGFVSTMRGKGTFVLPKDNEMVREQYLRRIEDSFTVAIENARIANISNEELIMILENLMRE; the protein is encoded by the coding sequence TTGAAGATACTCATTTCTAATAAATCTGATTTACCTATTTATGAACAAATTAAAGTACAAATTAAAGAGCAAATAATGTCTGGTAAAATTGCTGAAAATGAATTTTTACCTTCCATACGCCAACTTGCAAAGGATTTGGGAATAAGTGTTATTACGACTACAAGAGCTTATTCTGATCTAGAGGAAGAAGGATTCGTTTCTACTATGAGAGGGAAGGGAACTTTTGTGCTTCCTAAGGACAACGAAATGGTAAGAGAACAGTACTTGAGGCGTATAGAGGATTCATTTACCGTCGCTATAGAAAATGCGAGAATAGCAAATATATCAAATGAAGAATTAATAATGATTTTAGAGAATTTAATGAGGGAGTGA
- a CDS encoding ABC transporter ATP-binding protein, translated as MSMYALEIKKLNKKFSNFSLQNINLKLPKGYILGYIGQNGAGKTTTIKLIMEQLKRDSGEITVFEKKYSDDNISFKEIIGFIADECYFPESFKAKDIINTFKGFYKTFDEVKFKEYMEKWKLPYDKKVKDFSKGMKMRLMFASVLSRETKLLILDEPTSGLDPVIRDEILELLQEYISDGENSVLFSTHIMSDLEKIADYLYFIDDGKIIFNDTKDNILENYLLIKGGVEDLTLDIKEKLVGYKKSSVGFEGLIYSKDKKYIENDMLYEKPSIDDIVVFHINGVKEEI; from the coding sequence ATGAGTATGTATGCACTTGAAATAAAAAAATTGAACAAAAAATTTAGTAACTTTAGTCTACAGAACATTAACTTAAAATTACCTAAAGGATATATTTTGGGATATATAGGTCAAAATGGAGCGGGTAAAACTACTACTATAAAACTTATAATGGAACAATTAAAAAGAGATAGTGGAGAAATAACTGTATTCGAAAAAAAGTATTCAGATGATAATATATCATTTAAAGAAATAATAGGATTTATCGCAGATGAATGTTATTTTCCGGAGTCTTTTAAAGCGAAAGATATAATTAATACTTTTAAGGGATTTTATAAAACATTCGATGAAGTGAAATTTAAGGAATACATGGAAAAATGGAAATTACCATATGATAAAAAAGTTAAAGACTTTTCAAAAGGTATGAAAATGAGACTAATGTTTGCAAGTGTACTGTCTAGAGAAACAAAATTACTTATATTGGATGAACCAACAAGTGGACTTGATCCTGTAATTAGAGATGAAATATTAGAACTTCTTCAAGAATATATATCAGATGGCGAAAACAGTGTACTATTTTCTACACACATAATGAGTGATTTAGAAAAAATAGCGGACTATCTTTACTTTATAGATGATGGAAAAATTATATTTAATGATACAAAAGATAATATTTTAGAGAATTACTTATTAATTAAAGGAGGAGTAGAAGACTTAACATTAGATATAAAAGAAAAGTTAGTTGGATATAAAAAATCTAGTGTTGGATTTGAGGGACTTATTTATTCTAAAGATAAAAAATATATAGAAAATGATATGTTGTACGAAAAACCTTCTATTGATGATATTGTAGTATTTCATATAAATGGTGTAAAGGAGGAAATATAG
- a CDS encoding CDIF630_02480 family spore surface protein, giving the protein MDKQIYRKKKNTTIENHQTAAWAEIVDVLPESKVTIPSVDNVELAKEWVEENQK; this is encoded by the coding sequence ATGGATAAACAAATCTATCGCAAAAAGAAAAATACAACTATAGAAAACCATCAAACTGCAGCTTGGGCTGAAATTGTAGATGTTTTACCCGAGTCTAAAGTAACCATTCCTAGTGTTGACAATGTTGAACTTGCTAAGGAATGGGTAGAAGAAAATCAAAAATAA
- a CDS encoding ABC-2 transporter permease has product MNSINYFKLDVRLMNKSLRYYVMLPFVAVMMFLSNSPTVGIGYMFFLLVIMVTYPFSITSNEKCEKMYYMFPSKISSMVLGRYLYLISLMIIVWIINGSVIAYYYNIGKIDTLEVGAMCLTGTLATIICFLQYPMYYKFGVEKGRMLSMLLYMMPAFLVFFLPSLLSSSSFIIEKLNNILDFAMSSKITIIILSLLIISIVGIISYLISFFICKNKEI; this is encoded by the coding sequence GTGAATTCTATAAATTATTTTAAGCTTGATGTTAGACTTATGAACAAATCGCTAAGATATTATGTAATGCTTCCATTCGTAGCTGTTATGATGTTTTTGAGTAATTCACCTACAGTTGGAATAGGGTATATGTTTTTCCTTTTAGTAATTATGGTAACATATCCGTTTAGCATTACAAGTAATGAAAAGTGTGAAAAGATGTATTATATGTTTCCTTCTAAAATCTCAAGTATGGTATTAGGAAGATATCTATACTTAATTAGTTTGATGATTATTGTGTGGATAATAAATGGAAGTGTTATAGCGTATTACTATAATATAGGCAAGATAGATACTTTAGAAGTAGGAGCTATGTGTTTAACAGGGACATTAGCAACAATAATTTGTTTTCTTCAATATCCTATGTATTATAAATTTGGAGTTGAAAAAGGTAGAATGCTATCTATGTTATTATATATGATGCCTGCGTTCCTTGTATTCTTCCTACCTTCGCTACTAAGTAGCAGCAGTTTTATAATCGAAAAATTAAATAATATATTAGACTTTGCTATGAGTAGTAAAATCACTATAATAATATTGAGTTTATTAATCATTAGCATAGTAGGAATTATATCATACTTAATATCTTTCTTCATATGTAAGAATAAAGAGATATAG
- a CDS encoding 3'-5' exonuclease, whose amino-acid sequence MNNLNYIIFDLEFNQGYKYRRKSKHNKRDLVNPSCPFEIIQIGAVKLDDNLELISTLDRLVKPEIYTNIHHFISEMTGITIDMLEYAKSFKDIYKEFVDFIGTDSVLCPWGAGDIRELIRNINFHGLDISLIPSLYIDVQKHASKHLNTPKGNCIGLENAAKAFDIPIKNEFHDAFNDAFYTAEIFKKIYSKDISPSVYNMSENSSKNVRPLRIKSQKTKLDFDSLVKQFEKMYNKKMTKREKSIIKLAYTMGRTGQFQVDDSEE is encoded by the coding sequence GTGAATAATTTGAACTATATTATATTCGATTTAGAATTTAATCAAGGCTATAAATATAGAAGAAAGAGCAAGCATAATAAAAGGGACTTAGTAAACCCAAGTTGTCCCTTTGAGATAATTCAAATAGGTGCAGTAAAACTTGATGATAACTTAGAGCTAATTTCTACTCTAGATAGACTAGTTAAACCTGAAATATATACTAATATTCATCACTTTATATCAGAGATGACTGGTATAACTATAGATATGTTGGAGTATGCAAAGTCTTTCAAAGACATCTATAAAGAGTTTGTTGACTTTATAGGAACAGATAGTGTTTTATGCCCTTGGGGTGCAGGTGACATAAGGGAACTAATTAGAAATATCAACTTTCATGGTTTAGATATATCATTAATTCCTAGCCTATATATTGATGTTCAGAAGCATGCATCTAAGCATCTTAATACTCCTAAGGGAAATTGTATAGGTCTAGAAAATGCTGCAAAGGCATTCGATATTCCTATAAAAAATGAATTTCATGATGCCTTCAATGATGCATTTTATACAGCTGAAATATTCAAAAAAATATATAGTAAAGACATTAGTCCTAGCGTTTATAATATGAGTGAAAATAGTAGCAAAAATGTTAGACCACTAAGAATTAAGTCTCAAAAGACAAAACTTGATTTTGATAGCTTGGTAAAGCAGTTTGAGAAAATGTATAATAAGAAAATGACTAAAAGAGAAAAATCTATTATAAAGTTAGCTTATACAATGGGAAGAACTGGTCAATTTCAGGTTGATGATTCAGAAGAATAA
- a CDS encoding GNAT family N-acetyltransferase: protein MTVGYETERLELKVLDESYGELVLDYYERNREFLREWEPERKEIFYSLNLQKNQLSRDLKDIKDYKLLRLWIFKKNDYNRVIGNIAFSNIIRGVFLSCNLGYKLDKDETNNGYITEAINKGIEIIFNEYGLHRIEANIMPRNKRSIRVVEKLGFQNEGLAHKYLKINGKWEDHIHMILLNDKII from the coding sequence ATGACTGTTGGATATGAAACAGAAAGATTAGAGTTGAAAGTACTAGACGAGTCATATGGAGAACTAGTATTAGATTATTATGAGAGAAATAGAGAGTTTTTGAGAGAATGGGAACCCGAGCGAAAAGAGATATTTTATTCGTTAAATCTTCAAAAAAATCAATTATCTAGAGATTTAAAAGATATCAAAGACTACAAACTTTTAAGATTATGGATATTTAAAAAAAATGATTATAATAGAGTTATAGGAAATATAGCTTTCAGTAATATTATAAGAGGTGTTTTCTTATCTTGTAATTTAGGATATAAGTTAGATAAGGATGAAACAAATAATGGATATATAACAGAGGCTATAAATAAGGGAATTGAAATAATATTTAATGAATATGGCTTACATAGAATAGAAGCAAATATAATGCCAAGAAATAAGCGATCTATAAGAGTAGTAGAAAAATTAGGATTCCAAAATGAAGGACTAGCACATAAATATTTAAAGATAAATGGTAAGTGGGAAGATCACATTCATATGATTTTACTAAATGATAAAATAATATAA
- a CDS encoding FAD:protein FMN transferase gives MKGKKRISIILLVLLLFLGYRLFPQIFSSNKQTKTNFIMGTIINLTIYDKVSDDVFSGAFDVIRDIENKMSLNIDGSELNSVNKSSGKSSVSVSDETAYVINRSLEYSKLSNGHFDITIGPLVQLWGIGTENAKLPTEDEINNLLPKVGYERLSVSGNNVKLEDEGMIVDLGSIAKGYAADEVARYLESKGVKRAIVDLGGNIYVLGSKDESIPWTVSVQNPFSETRGDVLGILKASNKSIVTSGVYERFFEKDGKRYHHILDPFTGYPVENELMSVSIVSDKSIDGDALSTSIFSLGLKDGYSLINSLNNVDAIFVTKDKNVYVTPGIKNNFEIKDTSFKLKEF, from the coding sequence ATGAAAGGTAAAAAACGAATATCAATTATTTTGCTTGTACTTTTATTATTCTTAGGTTATCGTTTATTTCCACAAATCTTTAGTTCTAATAAACAAACTAAAACTAACTTTATTATGGGAACTATAATTAACTTAACTATATATGATAAAGTTTCTGACGATGTTTTTAGTGGTGCTTTTGATGTTATTAGAGATATTGAAAATAAAATGAGTTTAAATATTGATGGAAGTGAACTTAACAGTGTAAATAAAAGTTCTGGAAAGTCTTCCGTGAGTGTATCTGATGAAACAGCTTATGTTATAAATAGAAGTTTAGAGTATTCTAAATTATCAAATGGTCACTTTGATATTACGATAGGCCCATTGGTTCAACTTTGGGGAATAGGAACTGAAAATGCTAAACTTCCTACAGAAGATGAAATTAATAATCTTCTTCCTAAGGTTGGTTATGAAAGATTATCTGTATCTGGTAATAATGTCAAACTTGAGGATGAAGGTATGATAGTGGATTTAGGTAGCATTGCTAAGGGTTATGCTGCTGATGAAGTAGCTAGATATCTGGAGTCCAAAGGAGTTAAAAGAGCTATTGTTGATTTAGGTGGAAATATATATGTGCTAGGAAGCAAAGATGAATCTATTCCTTGGACTGTTAGTGTCCAAAATCCATTTAGTGAAACTAGGGGAGATGTCTTAGGAATTTTAAAAGCTAGTAATAAGTCTATAGTTACTTCTGGTGTTTATGAGCGTTTTTTTGAAAAAGATGGAAAACGATATCATCATATATTAGATCCTTTTACTGGATATCCTGTTGAAAATGAACTTATGAGTGTTAGCATTGTTTCAGATAAATCTATAGATGGAGATGCTCTGTCTACTTCTATATTTTCTTTAGGTCTTAAAGATGGATATAGTTTGATAAATTCATTAAATAATGTAGATGCTATTTTTGTTACAAAAGACAAAAACGTATATGTAACTCCTGGTATTAAAAATAATTTCGAAATTAAGGATACTAGTTTTAAGCTAAAAGAATTCTAA
- the leuS gene encoding leucine--tRNA ligase — protein sequence MKEYNPKQIEKKWQDIWDEKGTFHALEDKTKPKFYALIEFPYPSGQGLHVGHPRPYTALDIVSRKRRMQGYNVLYPMGWDAFGLPTENYAIKNKIHPKIVTEQNVSRFKSQLKSLGLSFDWSREINTTHPEYYKWTQWIFLKLFEKGLAYKKEASINWCPDCKVGLANEEVVNGACERCSTEVTRKVKTQWMLKITEYAERLIKDLDLVDYIDRVKIQQKNWIGKSEGMEVDFEVSGGEKLKIYTTRPDTLYGVTYMVISPEHPVIETLKDKINNMDKIEEYQEFASKKSDFERTELAKDKTGVEIEGIKAINPATGKEIPIWISDYVLMSYGTGAIMAVPGHDSRDWEFAKKFGLPIVEVISGGNVEEAPFTETENGTLINSDIIDGLSVNEAKEKIANYLEEKGIGQRKTNYKLRDWVFSRQRYWGEPIPMVHCDKCGIVPLPESELPLTLPEVESYEPTDNGESPLAKISDWINTTCPKCGGSAKRETDTMPQWAGSSWYFLRYTDPHNDKELASKENLDYWVPVDWYNGGMEHTTLHLLYSRFWHKFLFDYGIVPTPEPYQKRTSHGMILGNNNEKMSKSRGNVINPDEVVDEHGADTLRTYEMFIGDFEKSVSWSDNGVKGCRRFLERVWKLQDILVEGEEYSKELETSMHKTIKKVTQDFEAMKFNTAIASLMSLLNEFNNIGKVNKAEFKTFITLLNPSAPHITEELWEIVGYSGMLNETEWPKWDDSKTVDDTIEMAVQINGKVRGKILVPKDATAELAKSKVLEDEKLSELLKDKNIVKEIYVAGRIYNIVVK from the coding sequence GTGAAAGAATATAATCCAAAACAGATTGAAAAAAAATGGCAGGATATATGGGATGAAAAAGGAACATTTCATGCTTTAGAAGATAAAACAAAGCCTAAATTTTACGCATTAATAGAATTTCCTTATCCTTCAGGACAAGGACTTCATGTGGGTCATCCAAGACCATATACAGCGCTTGACATAGTTTCGAGAAAAAGAAGAATGCAAGGATATAATGTACTATATCCAATGGGATGGGACGCGTTTGGGCTTCCTACAGAAAACTATGCTATAAAAAATAAAATACATCCTAAGATAGTAACAGAGCAAAATGTATCTAGATTTAAGTCACAATTAAAATCATTAGGATTATCTTTTGACTGGTCTAGAGAAATAAATACAACACATCCTGAATACTATAAATGGACACAATGGATATTTTTAAAATTATTTGAAAAGGGCTTAGCATATAAAAAAGAAGCATCTATTAACTGGTGTCCAGATTGTAAAGTAGGCTTAGCAAATGAGGAAGTTGTAAATGGAGCTTGTGAACGTTGTAGTACAGAGGTAACGAGAAAAGTTAAAACTCAATGGATGCTTAAAATAACAGAGTATGCAGAGAGACTTATAAAAGACTTAGACTTAGTAGATTATATAGATAGAGTTAAGATACAACAAAAAAACTGGATAGGAAAGTCAGAAGGTATGGAAGTTGACTTTGAAGTATCAGGAGGAGAAAAGCTGAAAATTTACACTACTAGACCAGATACATTATATGGTGTAACTTACATGGTTATATCTCCAGAGCATCCAGTTATAGAAACGCTAAAAGATAAAATAAATAACATGGACAAAATTGAGGAATATCAAGAGTTTGCAAGTAAAAAATCAGATTTTGAAAGAACAGAATTAGCAAAAGATAAAACAGGAGTAGAAATAGAGGGTATAAAAGCTATAAATCCTGCGACTGGAAAAGAAATACCTATATGGATTTCAGATTATGTACTTATGAGTTACGGTACAGGTGCAATAATGGCGGTTCCAGGGCACGATAGTAGAGACTGGGAGTTTGCTAAAAAGTTTGGACTTCCTATAGTTGAAGTTATATCGGGTGGAAATGTAGAGGAAGCTCCATTTACAGAAACAGAAAATGGTACTCTTATAAATTCAGATATAATAGATGGGTTATCAGTAAATGAAGCAAAAGAGAAAATAGCTAATTACTTAGAAGAAAAAGGAATAGGACAAAGAAAAACCAACTATAAGTTAAGAGACTGGGTGTTCTCAAGACAAAGATATTGGGGTGAACCTATTCCTATGGTACACTGTGACAAATGTGGTATAGTACCACTTCCAGAAAGTGAGCTTCCATTAACACTTCCAGAAGTAGAAAGCTATGAGCCAACAGATAACGGAGAGTCACCATTAGCAAAAATTTCTGATTGGATAAACACTACTTGTCCAAAATGTGGAGGAAGTGCAAAAAGAGAAACGGATACAATGCCACAATGGGCTGGATCATCATGGTATTTCTTAAGATATACAGATCCACATAATGATAAAGAATTAGCTAGTAAAGAAAACTTAGATTATTGGGTACCTGTTGACTGGTATAACGGAGGAATGGAGCATACTACCCTTCATTTGCTATATTCTAGATTCTGGCATAAGTTCTTATTCGATTACGGTATAGTGCCTACTCCAGAACCGTATCAAAAGAGAACTTCTCATGGTATGATATTAGGAAATAATAATGAAAAGATGTCTAAATCAAGAGGAAATGTAATTAATCCAGATGAAGTTGTAGATGAACACGGTGCAGATACATTAAGAACTTATGAAATGTTTATTGGAGACTTTGAGAAGAGTGTATCTTGGTCAGATAATGGAGTAAAAGGATGTAGAAGATTCTTAGAGAGAGTATGGAAGTTACAAGATATACTAGTCGAAGGTGAAGAATACTCTAAAGAATTAGAAACTAGTATGCATAAGACTATAAAGAAAGTTACACAAGATTTTGAAGCAATGAAATTCAATACAGCTATAGCAAGCTTAATGTCATTATTAAATGAATTTAATAATATAGGTAAAGTTAATAAAGCTGAATTTAAAACATTCATAACTCTTTTAAATCCTTCAGCACCTCATATTACTGAAGAACTATGGGAAATAGTGGGATATAGTGGAATGTTAAATGAAACAGAGTGGCCAAAATGGGATGATTCAAAAACTGTTGATGATACTATCGAAATGGCTGTTCAGATAAATGGAAAAGTAAGAGGGAAGATATTAGTTCCTAAGGATGCTACTGCAGAATTAGCAAAATCTAAAGTATTAGAAGATGAAAAGCTATCAGAACTATTAAAAGATAAGAATATCGTAAAAGAAATTTATGTAGCAGGAAGAATATATAATATAGTTGTAAAATAG